CGAGGCAAAAAGCGGCCGGGAGGCACAGGTGGAGGCGGCGCGCGACGCCTTCTACCGCGGCTTCATCGCCGAAAAGATCGACACCTATCTGAAGACTGCCGAAGTGATGGATACGAGCGGCAGCCGCCACAAAGGCGTGCTGACCGCCAACGACATGGCGACCTGGTCGGCAACGATCGAGGAGCCGCTGACCTATGATTATCACGGCTGGACCATCGCCAAGACCGGTCCCTGGGGCCAGGGTCCGGTCTTCCTGCAGGCCCTGTCGATCCTCAAGGGTTTCGATCTCGCCGCGATGGACCCTGTCGGCGCCGATTTCGTCCATACCGTTACCGAGGCGATGAAGCTCGCCTTCGCCGACCGCGAGGTCTATTACGGCGATCCCGATTTTTCCGAGGTCCCGGTCGCGCATCTGCTGTCGGATGCCTATGCGAGCGAGCGCCGCAAGCTGATCGGCGCCGACGCCTCCTTCGATCTTCGCCCCGGCATCGTTCCGGGTTTCGAGGCGCAGCATGATCTGACGATGACGATGCTCGGCGCCGCGTCCAAGACCGGCGCCGTCTACGAGCCGACCATGGCGCATCTGGAAAAACGCGGCGACACCGTGCATATCGACGTGATCGACCGCGACGGCAACATGGTCTCCGTCACCCCCTCCGGCGGCTGGCTGCAGTCTTCACCGACCGTTCCCGGCCTCGGCTTCTGCCTCAATTCCCGCGCCCAGATGTTCTGGCTGAAGCCGGGACTGCCGACCTCGCTGGCGCCGGGAAAGCGGCCGCGCACGACGCTGACGCCTTCGCTCGGCCTTTACCAGGGCCGCCCGACCCTGGCTTTCGGCACGCCGGGCGGCGACCAGCAGGAACAATGGCAGCTGTCCTTCTTCCTGCGCCATGTCAATCACAAGCTGAACCTGCAGGCAGCAATCGATCAGCCGCTCTTTCACACCGCCCATTTTCCGAGTTCCTTCTATCCGCGCACCCGCGAACCCGGCAGCCTGATGGCCGAAGCGAATTTCGGCCCCGTTGTGCTCGATGCGCTCACCCGCAAGGGCCACAAGCTGACGGTCACCGATCCCTGGACCATCGGCCGGCTGACCGCAGCGCGGCGCGAGGCCGACGGACTGCTGCGCGCCGCGGCCACCCCGCGCCTCATGCAGGCCTATGCGGTCGGACGATAGCGCCTGAGCGCGCGTCGTCGACCGCTTCCAAGAGCGGTGGAGGCAACAAGTATTACGGGAAAATAACCCGGCCCGGTGGCGCGCGACGCGCCGTTTTTGCTGCACCGCTTATATGAGTTCTGCTAGATATTATTTCACCAATAATTATTAACGACCACTTCCGCCCATTTGTGTTCTCTTATCCTTGCGAATCAAAAAGGTTTGATTTGCCCGGGGACGGCCGCCATGTTCAAGCATGGGGCGATGCAACAGTTGGGTAGGAGCCTATGCTGCAACGGATTGAAGACATTGATGCAGCACTCATCGACAGGCTGCAGCATTCGGCATTCAAGTATTTCCTGAAATATTCCAATCCCGAAAATGGCCTGGTGGCCGATACCTCGATCGGCGGCGTGCCGGCAAGCATCGCAGCCGTCGGCTTTGCTCTTTCCTCCTATCCCGTCGGTGTCGAGCGTTGCTGGATCACCCGCACGGAAGCCGCCGAACGCGTAGTCAATACGCTGCGTTTCTTCGCCGAGGCGCGCCAGGGCGAGGAACGCCACGCCACAGGGTATCGCGGCTTCTTCTACCACTTCCTGCACATGGATACCGGCAATCGCGCCTGGAACAGCGAGCTTTCGACCATCGACACAGCGCTGCTCGTCGCCGGCATCCTGACGGCAGCGCAGTATTTCGATCGCGAAGACGACGAGACGGAAACGGAAATCCGCGAGCTCGCGACCTTCATCTACGAGCGTGTCGACTGGCGCTGGGCCCTGAACAAGGGCGATACCATTGCCATGGGCTGGAAGCCCTCTTCCGGCTTCCTGCGCTGGCGCTATCACGGCTTCGACGAGGCGATCATCCTCTATGCGCTGGCGCTTGCCTCGCCGACACACCCCATCCCGCAATCGTGCTATGACGCCTTTACATCGAGCTATTCCTGGATGATGCACGGCGAACAGCCCTATCTCTATGCCGGGCCGCTGTTCATCCATCTCTTCTCCCATGCCTGGATCGATTTCCGCGGCATTCGGGACAAACCGATGGCCGAGCGGAACTGGGATTATTTCCGCAACACGCAGGTCGTCATCA
This Rhizobium acidisoli DNA region includes the following protein-coding sequences:
- a CDS encoding gamma-glutamyltransferase family protein, which encodes MTEFTTRPEILGTFGVVTSTHWIGSAVGMSILEKGGNAFDAAVATGFVLQIVEPHLCGPGGDLPAVIYSKRKDKVEVISAQGPAPAGATIEHYSSEGLTLIPGDGLLATVIPGAFDGWMLMLRDYGTMSLRDVLEPAIYYAEHGHPLLPRVSATIKGLAAFFEKEWPTSYATWLPGGSVPAAQANFRNPVLAETWKRVIAEAEAKSGREAQVEAARDAFYRGFIAEKIDTYLKTAEVMDTSGSRHKGVLTANDMATWSATIEEPLTYDYHGWTIAKTGPWGQGPVFLQALSILKGFDLAAMDPVGADFVHTVTEAMKLAFADREVYYGDPDFSEVPVAHLLSDAYASERRKLIGADASFDLRPGIVPGFEAQHDLTMTMLGAASKTGAVYEPTMAHLEKRGDTVHIDVIDRDGNMVSVTPSGGWLQSSPTVPGLGFCLNSRAQMFWLKPGLPTSLAPGKRPRTTLTPSLGLYQGRPTLAFGTPGGDQQEQWQLSFFLRHVNHKLNLQAAIDQPLFHTAHFPSSFYPRTREPGSLMAEANFGPVVLDALTRKGHKLTVTDPWTIGRLTAARREADGLLRAAATPRLMQAYAVGR
- a CDS encoding glucoamylase family protein translates to MLQRIEDIDAALIDRLQHSAFKYFLKYSNPENGLVADTSIGGVPASIAAVGFALSSYPVGVERCWITRTEAAERVVNTLRFFAEARQGEERHATGYRGFFYHFLHMDTGNRAWNSELSTIDTALLVAGILTAAQYFDREDDETETEIRELATFIYERVDWRWALNKGDTIAMGWKPSSGFLRWRYHGFDEAIILYALALASPTHPIPQSCYDAFTSSYSWMMHGEQPYLYAGPLFIHLFSHAWIDFRGIRDKPMAERNWDYFRNTQVVINVQRDYAERNPGQFVGYNRNIWGFSACDGPPPTRRMRGGRQPKVLGYAARGAPLGPDDGTIAPWAALACLPYDRQAALDGTKALLTSYPNLLLEGGFPGGFNPTVKTKRPEGWVDDRTVGIDQGLVVMTIENERSDFIWKLMRQSPAIRLGLERAGFTGGWLDGIEPEEVVRKFG